From the genome of Aerococcus urinaehominis:
GAATTCCGCACCATTCTCCCAGGAGCCATTGCAGATCATGACCATCCAGAACTTGCCCAATCTCCGCATATTATTATAGTGGTCCATGCTTCTGGGGTACCTCACCCGCTCTATACGCGAGTTTATTTCGAAGACCAAGAACATAACGACAACTTCTTAAATAATATTCCGGCAGACAAGGCAAAAACCCTAATCGCTAAGCGAATTGAGGGTGATTTAGAACAAGTGCTCTACTACCATTTTGATATGGTGCTAGAGGGTGAGGCCGATGAATTAGCCCTCGAAACTAAAGTTGATGGTGAAGAAATGGCTGATAAGCCAGATGGTTCAGGAAAACCTGTTACCTACTTCTTCAGTTTTGACAAGGATATGATTTAATAGCATAAGAGCCTGGGGCGTAAGTCCCAGGCTCTTACTATTATACAAATGGTGGCAGTATAGTCGGGTTTGACTCGGCAGGCATGTCGCCACTTCAGAAACTAGTCTCAATAGCTTGAAGCTATTGGGCTGATTCCTTCCAGTCGGCCATGCCCAATCGGCCAGTCTCACACCTTCTTTTAATCCAAAAATATTGGTGATGTCATTTCTCCTTGGCTGAAAAACTGGGTTTCATTGTAGTGGTAGCAAATTTTTGAGAAGTCAACAGGCATCCCATCAGCCAGATAATAATTAGATTCAATGACAATCGTTGGGTCGCCAGATTTTAGTTGTAAATGCTTAGCTTCTTCTGGATGAAGGCGTCGAGCCCGCATAAAATGGTCGACATAATGAATATCCAAACCTAGTCCCTGACGTAAATAGCTAAAAAGAGAGCTGGTGGCAATTTCTTCTGACAAATAGGGCACTAATTTTTGAGGAAAGTAGGAGGCTTCGATACAGAAGGGCCGACCTTCAATATATCGCACTCTGTTAACATAATAAACCGGATCACCGGGTGCTAGGTCTAAATTACGACAAAGCTCTTCATTAGCGGGAATTAAGTCTAGCGCTAAAACTTGGGAGTTTAGGTCAAATTCACGTAGAGAGGAATTAAAACCTTGTAGGTCCATCAGGTTAATGTAGCCCTTGCGACGGGGCTGACGGACAAAGATGCCCGATCCTCTTACCTGGTAGATTAAACCTTGTTTCTCCATCATTTCCAAAGCCTTAATAACAGTATTTTTGGATACTAGGAAGTTATTGGTTAGTTCATCCAAGGAAGGTAACTTATCTCCTTGTTGGAGCTGGTGGTCTGTAATGTAGCGGTAAATTTTCTGGGCAATTTTTTCATATTTGAGCATATAACACCTCGATAGGCTAGTACGAAGTTACTAGCCTTTTTTTTATTTAGTTTACCTTATATTTTTAAACTATACAATTTTATTATTAGGGTATTGACATAATTGTATGGGTATAATTATAATGGACGTACAAAATAAAACGTTTTCATTGGAGGTAAAGTACTTTGACAGATAGCAAATATGAAAAAATAGCTAGTAATATTTTAGCTGAAGTTGGTGGACCAGATAATATTTCTAAAGCAACCCACTGTGCGACAAGATTGCGGTTATTTTTAAAAGAGGATGTACCACTTAGTCAGTTAGATGATATTGATGGGGTGGTGAGTGCGGTAAAAAATGCTGGTCAGTATCAAGTTGTTATTGGCCAAGATGTTAGGAACGTATACGAAGCATTTATGGCCCAGGCTGGCTTAACTAGTAAAGAAGAAAGTGATGAAGTTGAAGAAAAAGACGACACTTCTATACTCAACCGCATTATAGGAACTATGTCAGCCGTTTTTGCGCCCTTTGTTTATATTTTAGCAGCGGCGGGTATTCTCCAAGCCGTTCTAATTGTCCTGACTACTTTTTGGCCTAGTTTGGCTGAGACGGGGACCTACCAGATATTTAACTTGATTTCATGGGCACCCTTTGTATTCTTACCAATTTTTATTGCTGTCACAGCTTCTCGCCACTTTAATTCCAATCCTTATATTGCCATGACAGCTGCGATGGCCTTGGTTAGTCCAACTTTAACGGAAATTATCAGTCAAGTGGCAGCAGGGCAATCTTTTACCTTATTCGGTTTCCAATTAAGTCCAACTGCTTACACTTCAAGTGTATTGCCACCCTTATTCATGGTGTGGGGGATATCTTATTTGGAAAAATGGTTAAATCGAAGCCTACCAGAAACGCTAAGACCTATCTTTACTCCTTTACTTTCAATTGTCATTGCTGTACCGGCGACACTATTAATAGTCGGCCCAATTACAGCTGGAGCGGCTAGTATGGTTGCATCAGGCTACAACTGGCTCTATGAAAGTGTGCCTGTGGTTGCTGGTGGTCTGCTTGGCGGTTTGTGGCAATTACTAGTGCTCTTTGGTATTCATTGGGGAATTATGCCAATTATGTTGCAAAACTTTAACCAATTTGGTTATGATTCCTTGCAAGCTTTTACTTCTATTGCAGTCACTGCTCAGGCGGGTGCTGCTTTAGGCGTGGCTCTAAAAAGTAAAGATGAGAAGACCAAACGAGCTGGTCTTTCTGGTTTTTTACCGGGATTATTTGGGATTACTGAACCAGCTATCTACGGCGTTAATCTACGTTATAAAAAGCCATTCGTAATTGCTTGTATATCTGGTGCTGTGGGTGCTTTAGTTGCTGCTATGTTCAAGGCCCGCTACTTTGCTTATGCTGGCTTA
Proteins encoded in this window:
- the pcaG gene encoding protocatechuate 3,4-dioxygenase subunit alpha, which encodes MVILNPENNEETRRTPQQTVGPYVTLGLLNQEAGKDNNLLADGGKGKELVISGNLFASAGDPIFNVMVEIWQANADGVYNHPSEAHMPGFDADFVGFGRTITDERGYYEFRTILPGAIADHDHPELAQSPHIIIVVHASGVPHPLYTRVYFEDQEHNDNFLNNIPADKAKTLIAKRIEGDLEQVLYYHFDMVLEGEADELALETKVDGEEMADKPDGSGKPVTYFFSFDKDMI
- a CDS encoding beta-glucoside-specific PTS transporter subunit IIABC; protein product: MTDSKYEKIASNILAEVGGPDNISKATHCATRLRLFLKEDVPLSQLDDIDGVVSAVKNAGQYQVVIGQDVRNVYEAFMAQAGLTSKEESDEVEEKDDTSILNRIIGTMSAVFAPFVYILAAAGILQAVLIVLTTFWPSLAETGTYQIFNLISWAPFVFLPIFIAVTASRHFNSNPYIAMTAAMALVSPTLTEIISQVAAGQSFTLFGFQLSPTAYTSSVLPPLFMVWGISYLEKWLNRSLPETLRPIFTPLLSIVIAVPATLLIVGPITAGAASMVASGYNWLYESVPVVAGGLLGGLWQLLVLFGIHWGIMPIMLQNFNQFGYDSLQAFTSIAVTAQAGAALGVALKSKDEKTKRAGLSGFLPGLFGITEPAIYGVNLRYKKPFVIACISGAVGALVAAMFKARYFAYAGLPGPLTVVNAINADFPTAFWGELIGVVIALILPIILLMILGYGDDAVADVSTDDKSSKSRGQDKVAENTASSSQVYPVMSGQRIELADVPDPVFSAGIMGQGIAIEPSDGLLVAPFDGQVVMIADSHHAIGLKSEAGVELLIHVGLETVGLEGKPFKLEVSQGQTVQAGELLMTVDLDQIRQAGLPTITPVIVTNSQDFSSVVVSDQDDLLLTVTR
- a CDS encoding GntR family transcriptional regulator, encoding MLKYEKIAQKIYRYITDHQLQQGDKLPSLDELTNNFLVSKNTVIKALEMMEKQGLIYQVRGSGIFVRQPRRKGYINLMDLQGFNSSLREFDLNSQVLALDLIPANEELCRNLDLAPGDPVYYVNRVRYIEGRPFCIEASYFPQKLVPYLSEEIATSSLFSYLRQGLGLDIHYVDHFMRARRLHPEEAKHLQLKSGDPTIVIESNYYLADGMPVDFSKICYHYNETQFFSQGEMTSPIFLD